One part of the Solanum dulcamara chromosome 8, daSolDulc1.2, whole genome shotgun sequence genome encodes these proteins:
- the LOC129901718 gene encoding uncharacterized protein LOC129901718 isoform X2, protein MPGNEVRDRVHNFFAQDSLSQGQHHSPVVDGNLPALSNILGVGSQKQTGGLSSNAYNLQNSDTTRGHSSYPFNVQRGLDSAQSTQWAEFAKGQQPNLNGIMYGNQNYQTRQDESSFSTVNTGSNQCNPASGGSFFHELQRGAGLEQQARGLVRSDPSGSPASLDLFGGQQMNCQQSNMLQSLQRQQSRLNEMQQLQQQVMFVKMQELQRQQQLDASPQDLLNQVPPVPKVASSNHSPASINGTNNSGAVNFSLATELGNTNWLQHGSPVLQGSTNGFNPTNYEQAQHLMGLIPQNIDQSLYGIPVANSRGSLSQLPQVGTKKPTVQPMPTFTGSFPVNECAELSDQVSGQDGTSIHRQSLQGERFFGHTSQALSNAVNTENLQQANNVQKGSALQDFCSRLDVTIHAETSLEKVATQASSPQNEVGLDPTEERILFGSDSSIWGSFSKRPNRNEEGVNLFDSTGLLTGSPSIQCGTWSALMQSAVAETSSSDICPQEECSGLNFYSAEIPSGNQNLMYKSERHKSSSAEDKLSLEPSLNSFSAQPSDSTNMNNSCHSVQGHRFPYEQGQNLQVNSQRPIQSSHGGSKWSDFGPLQTSVAEASQIFSNTSHPLDTEMISRRGSSSLTPELGGARQPWMKSASWGVLGSAVPSGDAAFSILSENSSNRLQDNNQKKFIQDEVFHGGVALKSCPRGNSAVDMEHAGSSMASPLGNSEVFGSYHSATTPNSSTMKCSSPCVDDKEFTVHEMENSDKKDNSNDSSHSNLHPHSSAGGLRENALSDASDSRYLVMGKNKLSDQGGRKNSWPPKFQYHPLGNLDEYADPSRRMEQSTHSQSIMQHNPQHGQSKVFSQVPHSQGQLHDVLMEGSSEVHCQSRFPGGVSNIPGLFNRSLDLHSPNKIAESSPNMLQLIQKVDQSRECGSVSELGHSEKKVSSKMPEAEDSDESVGHHLRSQSAASQGFGLQLGPPSRRASVRNQSLTSQSSIQAVSSSHSSHAAVDTGEKNQGPMQPPHQARSLLSPSDLSQEGLKNIGFGISGSTNNVTSMYGMPGNLSPAFDSHSGFPYMGGQLKIPNVARTTAQLSTNQSISVSSDKHASCHTKKGDSCSGSANGLSVEASLQAGADNTQDKPILPADKSQLSNINGTVESILTNQVTSQEPVSVSQALGSGISQQGTSSKVLSGMWATFPPPQQPFGSQYGKDPSHISLSHQLNIVESSLSAPERQSDQYLNRGNFTSQIGTSSVNSPVSSEGEEQQPKESHTQQIPVRNVDLIQKMNDSQGREPFIKYILGGSPANSASMQRDIEAFGRSLKPKLSNQNYSLLNQMQAIKHVEIDPSNKALKRMKVADSRTGAPQVSSGDPEMLGFSGPEDLQRTISSQQGRKMSPQDVLALHQDDSQSSGHSNNTNSVTLEQTQNGPQLEPSWFNQCRTLKNGQMLHMYDARRAAAMKTVEQPFTIGKSSSSLLQIMPATSDRSTIGNLEPNSVPSFAAIEHFSSSTLPVNVDRQHLILKPMKRKRAKPENTSWNKEVSADSWSGQTISLAEREWARAANRLTEKVKEGIGFNEEGAPGFKAKRRAILTTQLMQQLLPSPSAGILSAEANAEYDSVAYSISRLALGDACSMVCCSNDDQSMPRDDKELLLEECITSQRINKHYFAKTVEELQGRARRLESGFLRLEKRASVLDVIVDGQDQEKFGVINRYARFLGRGQYDGIPQRYVRALPIPKDLPSGVHCLSL, encoded by the exons ATGCCTGGCAATGAAGTCAGAGATAGGGTTCACAACTTTTTTGCACAAGACAGTTTGTCACAAGGACAACATCATTCCCCTGTAGTGGATGGGAATTTGCCTGCTCTAAGTAACATTTTGGGGGTTGGAAGCCAGAAGCAGACAGGTGGACTGAGTTCCAACGCATACAACTTACAGAACTCTG ATACCACTAGAGGACATAGCAGTTATCCATTTAATGTGCAGCGTGGCTTGGATTCTGCACAATCAACTCAATGGGCTGAGTTTGCTAAAGGTCAGCAGCCAAACTTGAATGGAATCATGTATGGTAATCAGAACTACCAGACAAGGCAGGATGAATCAAGTTTTTCGACCGTGAATACAGGTTCTAATCAATGTAATCCAGCCTCAGGGGGCTCATTTTTTCATGAATTGCAGCGAGGGGCGGGTCTTGAACAGCAGGCAAGAGGACTAGTTAGGTCAGATCCTTCTGGGAGTCCTGCTAGTTTGGATCTTTTTGGTGGTCAGCAAATGAACTGTCAGCAATCAAACATGCTGCAATCTTTGCAACGGCAGCAGTCTAGGCTTAATGAAATGCAGCAACTGCAACAGCAAGTCATGTTCGTGAAGATGCAAGAACTTCAGAGGCAACAGCAACTAGATGCCAGTCCACAAGATCTATTAAATCAGGTTCCCCCCGTTCCTAAGGTGGCATCTAGTAACCATTCTCCCGCTTCTATTAATGGCACCAATAATTCCGGTGCAGTAAATTTTTCACTGGCAACTGAGCTTGGCAACACAAATTGGTTGCAACATGGTTCTCCAGTCCTTCAAGGGTCCACAAATGGATTCAATCCCACCAATTATGAACAAGCACAACATTTGATGGGTTTGATTCCTCAAAACATTGATCAGTCCCTATATGGAATTCCTGTTGCCAATTCAAGAGGAAGCCTGAGCCAACTTCCGCAGGTGGGAACAAAGAAGCCTACAGTACAGCCAATGCCAACCTTTACTGGTTCATTTCCGGTTAATGAGTGTGCTGAATTGTCAGATCAAGTCAGTGGGCAGGATGGGACTTCcattcatagacagagtttgcaAGGTGAACGCTTTTTTGGTCACACTAGTCAAGCTCTATCTAATGCTGTAAATACTGAGAACCTTCAGCAAGCAAATAATGTGCAAAAAGGTTCAGCTCTCCAGGATTTCTGCAGCAGACTGGATGTAACCATTCACGCAGAGACCTCACTGGAGAAAGTTGCGACGCAAGCTTCTTCACCACAGAATGAAGTTGGTTTAGATCCTACAGAAGAAAGAATTTTGTTTGGTTCAGACAGCAGTATATGGGGATCCTTTTCCAAGAGGCCTAATAGGAATGAGGAAGGTGTTAATCTGTTTGACAGTACAGGATTGCTAACTGGATCTCCTTCTATCCAATGTGGTACTTGGAGTGCTCTTATGCAGTCTGCTGTTGCAGAAACTTCGAGCAGTGATATTTGTCCGCAGGAGGAATGTAGTGGTTTGAATTTTTACAGTGCTGAAATTCCTTCAGGGAATCAGAATCTGATGTATAAAAGTGAGAGACATAAATCATCTTCTGCTGAAGACAAGTTGTCCCTAGAACCATCCTTGAATTCTTTTTCTGCTCAGCCATCTGATAGCACCAATATGAATAACAGCTGCCACAGCGTCCAGGGGCACAGGTTTCCATATGAGCAAGGTCAGAATCTGCAAGTAAATTCTCAAAGACCTATTCAGTCATCACATGGAGGAAGCAAGTGGTCAGATTTCGGTCCACTGCAGACGTCAGTTGCTGAAGCAAGCCAGATATTTAGCAATACTTCACATCCTCTTGACACAGAAATGATTTCTAGAAGGGGTTCTAGTTCTTTGACACCTGAGCTTGGTGGAGCTAGACAACCATGGATGAAATCAGCTAGTTGGGGTGTTCTTGGGTCAGCAGTACCCTCTGGAGATGCAGCTTTTAGTATTCTGAGTGAGAACTCATCAAATCGTTTGCAGGACAACAATCAGAAGAAATTCATCCAAGATGAAGTCTTTCATGGTGGCGTGGCATTGAAATCTTGTCCACGCGGTAATTCTGCAGTTGATATGGAGCATGCGGGATCATCTATGGCTAGTCCGCTGGGGAATTCAGAGGTTTTTGGCTCATATCACTCTGCCACAACTCCAAACTCAAGTACCATGAAGTGCTCATCACCTTGCGTTGATGATAAAGAGTTCACAGTGCATGAGATGGAGAACAGTGATAAGAAGGATAATTCAAATGACAGCTCTCACTCTAATCTACATCCTCATTCTTCCGCTGGTGGGCTTAGGGAAAATGCTTTATCAGATGCCAGCGATTCAAGGTATCTTGTCATGGGGAAGAATAAGTTGTCTGATCAGGGTGGTCGGAAAAATTCTTGGCCTCCAAAGTTTCAGTATCATCCCTTGGGAAACTTGGATGAGTATGCTGATCCTTCTCGTAGGATGGAACAATCTACTCATTCTCAGTCTATAATGCAGCACAATCCCCAGCATGGCCAGTCAAAAGTTTTTAGTCAGGTTCCTCACAGTCAG GGGCAGTTgcatgatgttttgatggaagGCTCTAGTGAGGTGCATTGTCAAAGCAGGTTTCCTGGTGGTGTATCTAATATTCCTGGGCTCTTCAACAGATCTCTTGACTTACATTCACCTAATAAAATTGCAGAATCTAG TCCAAACATGCTACAGCTTATTCAGAAGGTGGACCAGTCGAGAGAGTGTGGCTCTGTGTCAGAGTTAGGTCATTCTGAAAAAAAAGTATCATCTAAGATGCCTGAAGCAGAGGATTCTGATGAGTCTGTTGGTCATCACCTGAGGAGTCAGTCTGCTGCCTCTCAAGGCTTTGGTCTACAACTTGGCCCTCCATCCCGACGTGCATCAGTCCGAAACCAGTCTTTGACATCTCAGAGCTCTATCCAAGCTGTTAGCTCTTCACATTCAAGTCATGCTGCTGTTGACACTGGTGAGAAGAATCAAGGACCGATGCAACCCCCTCATCAGGCTCGATCCTTACTTTCACCTTCTGATCTATCCCAGGAAGGATTGAAGAATATAGGATTTGGTATTTCAGGAAGTACCAATAATGTAACTTCTATGTATGGAATGCCCGGAAACCTTTCTCCAGCATTTGATTCTCATTCTGGTTTTCCCTATATGGGAGGTCAGCTTAAAATTCCAAATGTGGCCAGGACTACTGCACAACTCTCAACAAATCAATCCATTAGTGTATCATCTGATAAACATGCTTCCTGTCATACAAAGAAAGGCGACTCTTGCAGTGGATCTGCAAATGGTCTATCTGTGGAGGCTTCCTTGCAGGCTGGGGCTGACAATACACAAGATAAGCCTATCCTTCCCGCAGACAAGTCTCAATTAAGTAACATCAATGGTACAGTGGAAAGTATCCTTACCAATCAAGTTACATCCCAAGAGCCAGTATCAGTTTCTCAGGCATTAGGGTCTGGCATCAGTCAGCAGGGTACGTCTTCAAAAGTGTTATCCGGTATGTGGGCTACTTTTCCACCACCTCAGCAACCTTTTGGTTCTCAGTATGGCAAGGATCCTTCTCATATTTCCCTATCACATCAATTGAATATTGTGGAGTCATCATTATCTGCTCCTGAGAGGCAAAGTGATCAGTACTTGAATAGAGGTAATTTCACATCCCAGATTGGTACTAGCTCAGTGAATTCCCCGGTTTCTTCTGAAGGGGAAGAACAGCAACCAAAGGAAAGCCATACTCAGCAGATACCAGTGAGAAATGTTGACCTCATCCAGAAGATGAATGATTCACAGGGTAGAGAACCTTTTATCAAGTATATCTTGGGTGGATCTCCTGCAAATTCTGCATCTATGCAGAGAGATATTGAAGCCTTTGGCCGATCTTTGAAGCCCAAGCTTTCAAATCAGAACTATTCCCTATTAAACCAAATGCAGGCCATCAAACATGTGGAGATCGATCCAAGCAATAAGGCCTTAAAAAGAATGAAAGTAGCAGACAGCAGGACAGGTGCTCCACAAGTTTCTTCTGGGGACCCTGAAATGTTAGGATTCTCTGGGCCAGAGGATTTGCAAAGAACCATTTCATCTCAACAAGGGAGGAAAATGTCTCCTCAGGATGTACTTGCACTTCATCAGGATGATTCTCAGAGCAGTGGTCACAGCAATAATACAAATTCCGTTACGCTTGAACAAACACAAAATGGTCCTCAGTTGGAACCTTCCTGGTTTAATCAGTGCAGAACCTTAAAAAATGGGCAGATGTTACATATGTATGATGCTCGTAGAGCTGCTGCAATGAAGACAGTGGAACAACCTTTCACTATTGGGAAGTCTTCCAGTAGTTTGCTGCAAATAATGCCTGCAACTTCTGATAGAAGTACAATCGGTAATCTTGAACCAAATTCTGTCCCCAGCTTTGCTGCAATTGAGCATTTTTCTTCTTCGACATTGCCAGTGAATGTTGATCGTCAGCACCTAATTTTGAAACCCATGAAGCGGAAACGTGCTAAACCCGAAAATACTTCTTGGAATAAAGAAGTTTCAGCAGATTCATGGAGCGGTCAGACAATCAG CCTTGCAGAAAGAGAGTGGGCTAGAGCTGCTAATAGGCTTACTGAAAAG gtTAAAGAAGGCATCGGTTTTAATGAGGAAGGGGCACCAGGGTTTAAAGCTAAAAGAAGAGCTATATTGACCACTCAGCTTATGCAGCAATTACTCCCCTCTCCCTCTGCAGGAATTCTTTCTGCAGAAGCTAATGCAGAGTATGATAGTGTAGCTTACTCCATCTCTAGATTGGCATTGGGGGATGCATGCAGCATGGTCTGTTGCTCAAATGATGATCAGAGTATGCCCCGTGATGACAAAGAACT ACTTCTCGAAGAGTGCATTACTTCTCAGAGGATTAATAAGCATTATTTTGCCAAAACTGTTGAAGAGTTACAGGGAAGAGCCAGGAGATTGGAAAGTGGTTTTTTGAG ACTGGAAAAGAGAGCATCAGTATTAGATGTGATCGTGGATGGGCAAGACCAAGAGAAGTTCGGCGTTATTAATCGGTATGCTAGGTTTCTTGGTCGGGGGCAATATGATGGTATTCCTCAGAGATACGTCAGAGCACTTCCAATACCAAAAGATCTCCCTAGTGGGGTGCACTGTCTTTCTCTATAA
- the LOC129901718 gene encoding uncharacterized protein LOC129901718 isoform X1 — MPGNEVRDRVHNFFAQDSLSQGQHHSPVVDGNLPALSNILGVGSQKQTGGLSSNAYNLQNSDTTRGHSSYPFNVQRGLDSAQSTQWAEFAKGQQPNLNGIMYGNQNYQTRQDESSFSTVNTGSNQCNPASGGSFFHELQRGAGLEQQARGLVRSDPSGSPASLDLFGGQQMNCQQSNMLQSLQRQQSRLNEMQQLQQQVMFVKMQELQRQQQLDASPQDLLNQVPPVPKVASSNHSPASINGTNNSGAVNFSLATELGNTNWLQHGSPVLQGSTNGFNPTNYEQAQHLMGLIPQNIDQSLYGIPVANSRGSLSQLPQVGTKKPTVQPMPTFTGSFPVNECAELSDQVSGQDGTSIHRQSLQGERFFGHTSQALSNAVNTENLQQANNVQKGSALQDFCSRLDVTIHAETSLEKVATQASSPQNEVGLDPTEERILFGSDSSIWGSFSKRPNRNEEGVNLFDSTGLLTGSPSIQCGTWSALMQSAVAETSSSDICPQEECSGLNFYSAEIPSGNQNLMYKSERHKSSSAEDKLSLEPSLNSFSAQPSDSTNMNNSCHSVQGHRFPYEQGQNLQVNSQRPIQSSHGGSKWSDFGPLQTSVAEASQIFSNTSHPLDTEMISRRGSSSLTPELGGARQPWMKSASWGVLGSAVPSGDAAFSILSENSSNRLQDNNQKKFIQDEVFHGGVALKSCPRGNSAVDMEHAGSSMASPLGNSEVFGSYHSATTPNSSTMKCSSPCVDDKEFTVHEMENSDKKDNSNDSSHSNLHPHSSAGGLRENALSDASDSRYLVMGKNKLSDQGGRKNSWPPKFQYHPLGNLDEYADPSRRMEQSTHSQSIMQHNPQHGQSKVFSQVPHSQVELEKGQLHDVLMEGSSEVHCQSRFPGGVSNIPGLFNRSLDLHSPNKIAESSPNMLQLIQKVDQSRECGSVSELGHSEKKVSSKMPEAEDSDESVGHHLRSQSAASQGFGLQLGPPSRRASVRNQSLTSQSSIQAVSSSHSSHAAVDTGEKNQGPMQPPHQARSLLSPSDLSQEGLKNIGFGISGSTNNVTSMYGMPGNLSPAFDSHSGFPYMGGQLKIPNVARTTAQLSTNQSISVSSDKHASCHTKKGDSCSGSANGLSVEASLQAGADNTQDKPILPADKSQLSNINGTVESILTNQVTSQEPVSVSQALGSGISQQGTSSKVLSGMWATFPPPQQPFGSQYGKDPSHISLSHQLNIVESSLSAPERQSDQYLNRGNFTSQIGTSSVNSPVSSEGEEQQPKESHTQQIPVRNVDLIQKMNDSQGREPFIKYILGGSPANSASMQRDIEAFGRSLKPKLSNQNYSLLNQMQAIKHVEIDPSNKALKRMKVADSRTGAPQVSSGDPEMLGFSGPEDLQRTISSQQGRKMSPQDVLALHQDDSQSSGHSNNTNSVTLEQTQNGPQLEPSWFNQCRTLKNGQMLHMYDARRAAAMKTVEQPFTIGKSSSSLLQIMPATSDRSTIGNLEPNSVPSFAAIEHFSSSTLPVNVDRQHLILKPMKRKRAKPENTSWNKEVSADSWSGQTISLAEREWARAANRLTEKVKEGIGFNEEGAPGFKAKRRAILTTQLMQQLLPSPSAGILSAEANAEYDSVAYSISRLALGDACSMVCCSNDDQSMPRDDKELLLEECITSQRINKHYFAKTVEELQGRARRLESGFLRLEKRASVLDVIVDGQDQEKFGVINRYARFLGRGQYDGIPQRYVRALPIPKDLPSGVHCLSL; from the exons ATGCCTGGCAATGAAGTCAGAGATAGGGTTCACAACTTTTTTGCACAAGACAGTTTGTCACAAGGACAACATCATTCCCCTGTAGTGGATGGGAATTTGCCTGCTCTAAGTAACATTTTGGGGGTTGGAAGCCAGAAGCAGACAGGTGGACTGAGTTCCAACGCATACAACTTACAGAACTCTG ATACCACTAGAGGACATAGCAGTTATCCATTTAATGTGCAGCGTGGCTTGGATTCTGCACAATCAACTCAATGGGCTGAGTTTGCTAAAGGTCAGCAGCCAAACTTGAATGGAATCATGTATGGTAATCAGAACTACCAGACAAGGCAGGATGAATCAAGTTTTTCGACCGTGAATACAGGTTCTAATCAATGTAATCCAGCCTCAGGGGGCTCATTTTTTCATGAATTGCAGCGAGGGGCGGGTCTTGAACAGCAGGCAAGAGGACTAGTTAGGTCAGATCCTTCTGGGAGTCCTGCTAGTTTGGATCTTTTTGGTGGTCAGCAAATGAACTGTCAGCAATCAAACATGCTGCAATCTTTGCAACGGCAGCAGTCTAGGCTTAATGAAATGCAGCAACTGCAACAGCAAGTCATGTTCGTGAAGATGCAAGAACTTCAGAGGCAACAGCAACTAGATGCCAGTCCACAAGATCTATTAAATCAGGTTCCCCCCGTTCCTAAGGTGGCATCTAGTAACCATTCTCCCGCTTCTATTAATGGCACCAATAATTCCGGTGCAGTAAATTTTTCACTGGCAACTGAGCTTGGCAACACAAATTGGTTGCAACATGGTTCTCCAGTCCTTCAAGGGTCCACAAATGGATTCAATCCCACCAATTATGAACAAGCACAACATTTGATGGGTTTGATTCCTCAAAACATTGATCAGTCCCTATATGGAATTCCTGTTGCCAATTCAAGAGGAAGCCTGAGCCAACTTCCGCAGGTGGGAACAAAGAAGCCTACAGTACAGCCAATGCCAACCTTTACTGGTTCATTTCCGGTTAATGAGTGTGCTGAATTGTCAGATCAAGTCAGTGGGCAGGATGGGACTTCcattcatagacagagtttgcaAGGTGAACGCTTTTTTGGTCACACTAGTCAAGCTCTATCTAATGCTGTAAATACTGAGAACCTTCAGCAAGCAAATAATGTGCAAAAAGGTTCAGCTCTCCAGGATTTCTGCAGCAGACTGGATGTAACCATTCACGCAGAGACCTCACTGGAGAAAGTTGCGACGCAAGCTTCTTCACCACAGAATGAAGTTGGTTTAGATCCTACAGAAGAAAGAATTTTGTTTGGTTCAGACAGCAGTATATGGGGATCCTTTTCCAAGAGGCCTAATAGGAATGAGGAAGGTGTTAATCTGTTTGACAGTACAGGATTGCTAACTGGATCTCCTTCTATCCAATGTGGTACTTGGAGTGCTCTTATGCAGTCTGCTGTTGCAGAAACTTCGAGCAGTGATATTTGTCCGCAGGAGGAATGTAGTGGTTTGAATTTTTACAGTGCTGAAATTCCTTCAGGGAATCAGAATCTGATGTATAAAAGTGAGAGACATAAATCATCTTCTGCTGAAGACAAGTTGTCCCTAGAACCATCCTTGAATTCTTTTTCTGCTCAGCCATCTGATAGCACCAATATGAATAACAGCTGCCACAGCGTCCAGGGGCACAGGTTTCCATATGAGCAAGGTCAGAATCTGCAAGTAAATTCTCAAAGACCTATTCAGTCATCACATGGAGGAAGCAAGTGGTCAGATTTCGGTCCACTGCAGACGTCAGTTGCTGAAGCAAGCCAGATATTTAGCAATACTTCACATCCTCTTGACACAGAAATGATTTCTAGAAGGGGTTCTAGTTCTTTGACACCTGAGCTTGGTGGAGCTAGACAACCATGGATGAAATCAGCTAGTTGGGGTGTTCTTGGGTCAGCAGTACCCTCTGGAGATGCAGCTTTTAGTATTCTGAGTGAGAACTCATCAAATCGTTTGCAGGACAACAATCAGAAGAAATTCATCCAAGATGAAGTCTTTCATGGTGGCGTGGCATTGAAATCTTGTCCACGCGGTAATTCTGCAGTTGATATGGAGCATGCGGGATCATCTATGGCTAGTCCGCTGGGGAATTCAGAGGTTTTTGGCTCATATCACTCTGCCACAACTCCAAACTCAAGTACCATGAAGTGCTCATCACCTTGCGTTGATGATAAAGAGTTCACAGTGCATGAGATGGAGAACAGTGATAAGAAGGATAATTCAAATGACAGCTCTCACTCTAATCTACATCCTCATTCTTCCGCTGGTGGGCTTAGGGAAAATGCTTTATCAGATGCCAGCGATTCAAGGTATCTTGTCATGGGGAAGAATAAGTTGTCTGATCAGGGTGGTCGGAAAAATTCTTGGCCTCCAAAGTTTCAGTATCATCCCTTGGGAAACTTGGATGAGTATGCTGATCCTTCTCGTAGGATGGAACAATCTACTCATTCTCAGTCTATAATGCAGCACAATCCCCAGCATGGCCAGTCAAAAGTTTTTAGTCAGGTTCCTCACAGTCAGGTAGAACTGGAGAAG GGGCAGTTgcatgatgttttgatggaagGCTCTAGTGAGGTGCATTGTCAAAGCAGGTTTCCTGGTGGTGTATCTAATATTCCTGGGCTCTTCAACAGATCTCTTGACTTACATTCACCTAATAAAATTGCAGAATCTAG TCCAAACATGCTACAGCTTATTCAGAAGGTGGACCAGTCGAGAGAGTGTGGCTCTGTGTCAGAGTTAGGTCATTCTGAAAAAAAAGTATCATCTAAGATGCCTGAAGCAGAGGATTCTGATGAGTCTGTTGGTCATCACCTGAGGAGTCAGTCTGCTGCCTCTCAAGGCTTTGGTCTACAACTTGGCCCTCCATCCCGACGTGCATCAGTCCGAAACCAGTCTTTGACATCTCAGAGCTCTATCCAAGCTGTTAGCTCTTCACATTCAAGTCATGCTGCTGTTGACACTGGTGAGAAGAATCAAGGACCGATGCAACCCCCTCATCAGGCTCGATCCTTACTTTCACCTTCTGATCTATCCCAGGAAGGATTGAAGAATATAGGATTTGGTATTTCAGGAAGTACCAATAATGTAACTTCTATGTATGGAATGCCCGGAAACCTTTCTCCAGCATTTGATTCTCATTCTGGTTTTCCCTATATGGGAGGTCAGCTTAAAATTCCAAATGTGGCCAGGACTACTGCACAACTCTCAACAAATCAATCCATTAGTGTATCATCTGATAAACATGCTTCCTGTCATACAAAGAAAGGCGACTCTTGCAGTGGATCTGCAAATGGTCTATCTGTGGAGGCTTCCTTGCAGGCTGGGGCTGACAATACACAAGATAAGCCTATCCTTCCCGCAGACAAGTCTCAATTAAGTAACATCAATGGTACAGTGGAAAGTATCCTTACCAATCAAGTTACATCCCAAGAGCCAGTATCAGTTTCTCAGGCATTAGGGTCTGGCATCAGTCAGCAGGGTACGTCTTCAAAAGTGTTATCCGGTATGTGGGCTACTTTTCCACCACCTCAGCAACCTTTTGGTTCTCAGTATGGCAAGGATCCTTCTCATATTTCCCTATCACATCAATTGAATATTGTGGAGTCATCATTATCTGCTCCTGAGAGGCAAAGTGATCAGTACTTGAATAGAGGTAATTTCACATCCCAGATTGGTACTAGCTCAGTGAATTCCCCGGTTTCTTCTGAAGGGGAAGAACAGCAACCAAAGGAAAGCCATACTCAGCAGATACCAGTGAGAAATGTTGACCTCATCCAGAAGATGAATGATTCACAGGGTAGAGAACCTTTTATCAAGTATATCTTGGGTGGATCTCCTGCAAATTCTGCATCTATGCAGAGAGATATTGAAGCCTTTGGCCGATCTTTGAAGCCCAAGCTTTCAAATCAGAACTATTCCCTATTAAACCAAATGCAGGCCATCAAACATGTGGAGATCGATCCAAGCAATAAGGCCTTAAAAAGAATGAAAGTAGCAGACAGCAGGACAGGTGCTCCACAAGTTTCTTCTGGGGACCCTGAAATGTTAGGATTCTCTGGGCCAGAGGATTTGCAAAGAACCATTTCATCTCAACAAGGGAGGAAAATGTCTCCTCAGGATGTACTTGCACTTCATCAGGATGATTCTCAGAGCAGTGGTCACAGCAATAATACAAATTCCGTTACGCTTGAACAAACACAAAATGGTCCTCAGTTGGAACCTTCCTGGTTTAATCAGTGCAGAACCTTAAAAAATGGGCAGATGTTACATATGTATGATGCTCGTAGAGCTGCTGCAATGAAGACAGTGGAACAACCTTTCACTATTGGGAAGTCTTCCAGTAGTTTGCTGCAAATAATGCCTGCAACTTCTGATAGAAGTACAATCGGTAATCTTGAACCAAATTCTGTCCCCAGCTTTGCTGCAATTGAGCATTTTTCTTCTTCGACATTGCCAGTGAATGTTGATCGTCAGCACCTAATTTTGAAACCCATGAAGCGGAAACGTGCTAAACCCGAAAATACTTCTTGGAATAAAGAAGTTTCAGCAGATTCATGGAGCGGTCAGACAATCAG CCTTGCAGAAAGAGAGTGGGCTAGAGCTGCTAATAGGCTTACTGAAAAG gtTAAAGAAGGCATCGGTTTTAATGAGGAAGGGGCACCAGGGTTTAAAGCTAAAAGAAGAGCTATATTGACCACTCAGCTTATGCAGCAATTACTCCCCTCTCCCTCTGCAGGAATTCTTTCTGCAGAAGCTAATGCAGAGTATGATAGTGTAGCTTACTCCATCTCTAGATTGGCATTGGGGGATGCATGCAGCATGGTCTGTTGCTCAAATGATGATCAGAGTATGCCCCGTGATGACAAAGAACT ACTTCTCGAAGAGTGCATTACTTCTCAGAGGATTAATAAGCATTATTTTGCCAAAACTGTTGAAGAGTTACAGGGAAGAGCCAGGAGATTGGAAAGTGGTTTTTTGAG ACTGGAAAAGAGAGCATCAGTATTAGATGTGATCGTGGATGGGCAAGACCAAGAGAAGTTCGGCGTTATTAATCGGTATGCTAGGTTTCTTGGTCGGGGGCAATATGATGGTATTCCTCAGAGATACGTCAGAGCACTTCCAATACCAAAAGATCTCCCTAGTGGGGTGCACTGTCTTTCTCTATAA